TGATAATGCTGAAGACCCCGGACAATGCCAAAAGTGTACAGCCGGCGCCATTGTTATTGATAACACTGAAGACCCAGGTTCTTGCCAGAAGTGTGAAAATGGTGTCGCGGTGAATGATAATGCTGAAGACCCCGGACAATGTAAGAAGTGTTCAGCCGGTGCCATTGTTATTGATAACTCTGAAGACCCAGGTTCTTGCCAGAAGTGCGAGAACGGTGCTGCGGTGAATGATAATGCTGAAGACCCCGGAACATGCAAGAAGTGCTCAGCCGGCGCCATTGTTGCTGACAATGCTGAAGATCCGGGACAATGTCAAAAGTGTTCAGCCGGTGCCGTTGTTGATGATAATGCGGAGGATCCCGGAACATGTAAGAAGTGCTCAGCCGGCGCCGTTGTTGCTGACAATGCTGAAGATCCGGGACAATGTCAAAAGTGTTCAGCCGGTGCTGTTGTTAATGACAACCTTGAAGATCCCGGAACATGCAAGAAGTGTTCAGCCGGCACCATTGTTGATGACAACCTTGAAGACCCCGGAACATGTAAGAAATGTTCAGGCGGTGCTGTCGTTAATGACAACTTTGAAGATCCCGGACAATGCAAGAAGTGTTCAGCCGGTGCCATTGTTGATGACAATGCGGAAGACCCCGGAACATGCTGGAAATGTTCCGGAGGTGCAACAATGTATGATAATACCGAACCATGTAACGACAGTGATTCCTGTACAGAAAACGACCGTTGCAGCGGGGGGATCTGTGCAGGTAATCTAAACCCAAGCCCTGTAGATCCCGGATGTCTACAGTAGAACAAACATGAGCACTAAAATAACAACAATACTGCGAGGGTTACCTTTAAAGAAACCTTCATCAATCTATAACATTCTGATTCTCACCTGTTTTTTCTCTATCGTTTTAGCGGGCAAATCGTTTTCATTACAGCTTGGAAATACGGAGGTTACTCCAGAGATTACCATTAGCAGTGAATATGATGATAATATTAATCTTAAAAATGGTATCGATGATGAGACAACAGATGATATCGTTTTACATCTTATCCCGGTCATAAACTTCCTGATCCCTTACCAGGATCATAAGTTGTCTTTTGATTTTGACAGCGATTTTCGCAAGGGAACAAAGACTGACTTGTCTGAAAACAATTTAAATTTGGCAGGCGCCCTTGATCTCAACTTCCCGGGAGGGCTTAAATTTAATTTTCACGATTCTTTTACTAAAACAAGATTTGACCAGGCTCTGGAAGATGAAGCAGGGATCTCAAAAAACAAGTCAAATACATATGGAATAGCAACATCTTTTACCTATGTAAGTCGTCTAAAAGCCGAGGGAGAATTTAATCGTACATGGGAAGAGTTCTTGGATAAAGAAGAAATCTCCGAGCGTAATACAGATACTTTCAAAGGCACCCTCTCCCTTCCCGTAACTGAGTCAATTGTTTCATTTATGTCTTATTTCTATGAAAAACAGGACTCAGAACAAAACAAAGACCGTAATTATAAAGATAACCGATACATTATTGGAGCTAAATGGGCAGGCGTCTACAGGTTTTCTATTATAGCTGAAGGCGGATATGAAACAATCGATTATGAACTTTCATCTGCAGAAGATTTTAATAACCCCGTGGGAACGATGACGCTTATTGTTCAAATTACTGATATGATGGGAGGCAAGTTCTCTGTAGGCAAAGATGGATACGGGGATTACAGATATGAAGGAGGTCTCAGTTATGAGCAGCCTGATGATATATCAGCTAACCTAGCATTTATTAAAGAGACCATTAGTTCACTTTCAAGCACATCATCCGGCAGTACTTTAGAATCTACAACATATAATCTTCAACTAATCAAAAAACTGGTCGAGAAAATAACAATGACATTTGAAGGAAGTTATCAACTTCAGGCTTCTTCCTCAGACGGAGAAGATATAGAAGATAAGATATGGTTAGGCAAAGTCAGCTTTGACTACCCGATACAGGAATGGCTCAAAGTAGGAACTCATTACCAGTATGCAATGAGAGAAGCAAGTGATATAAAAGGTGAATACACTAACAACAGGGTTGGGATGTTCGCAACTCTTACTTTCTGAAACATTACTCCCACACCACTTATTCATAAAAATTATTCTTAATGACTAAAACCGATATCACATCAAAGATAATAATTATTATTCTTTTTTTCTTTTCTTTCACGGCATGCCTGACAGTTCCACTCATGGCTTCTGAAACAGAATTAAAGGAACAACCCTCAGATGTTGCGGAAGAATACAGCGCCTTATACAAGGCAGTTCCTGATGATGTTCTTACAATAAAAGTTTATGAAAATCCAGATCTTTCCGGAGCATTCACTATTTCTCAGGACGGCAATATTGTCTTCCCCCTGCTTGGCCTGATCAAGGTTTCAGGTTTGAGCGCAGGAGAGATAGAAAGGCTTCTAACTGAGATGCTGGGAAAAGATTACCTTTATGACCCGATCGTCAGTGTGACGGCAACCATTAAAAGTCAATTAGTCTATGTAGTAGGCGAAGTTAAAAAACCAGGGACCTTCCCTTATAAATCAGGCATGACGGTACTTAAAGCCATTACACTCGCTGATGGGGCAACACTGAAGGCTTCAACAAGGAACACCGTCATAAAGAGGATCATTAATAATAAAGAAGTGAAAATAAATGTAGATATGAGTGACACGCTTCAGCCTGATGACATTGTTGAGGTGCCTCTGAGCTTTTGGTAGAAATAAGATCGGAAAAGGAATAAACTGTGCTATGCCTATTTTATCAGAGTATTGGAATAAGATAAGAGAATATTTTTATTTTACAAAGCAATATATTTGGGTCTTTATTGCTGCTTATATGACTGTCGTCATTACAGTGACGGTATATACTTTTAATCAAACGCCCCTATATCGCGCTACCACTACATTGATCGTAGAACCTCATACTCCGGAAGCTGTCAGTTTTGGCATGGATTCATTTCCCGGAGAAGAGGGTGCTTTCTATACAACACAGTGGGAGATAATCAAGTCTTATGCTGTTGCCAAAAAAGCCTTTAACCTTCTTGAGTTGTCCGGAGACCCGGCTTTTATTGATGCGGAAGATCCTATTGAAATGTTTCGAAGAGGCATCTCTATTGACTTCCAAAAAACAAGCAGGTTGGTTAAGATCAATTTTGTCAGTGCTGATCCTGAGAGAGCTGCAAAATATGCTAATGCCGTAGCACAGGCATATATTCAGCACAATCTCGAAGATAAAAGGTCAACTTCCAAAGATGCTTTCACATGGCTGTCTGAACAGATCGCAGTTCTCAGGGCAAGTATAGAAAAGTCTGAAATGGAACTCTTAAAGTTCAAGGAAAAGGAAGATATAAT
This region of Thermodesulfovibrionia bacterium genomic DNA includes:
- a CDS encoding polysaccharide biosynthesis/export family protein, which codes for MTKTDITSKIIIIILFFFSFTACLTVPLMASETELKEQPSDVAEEYSALYKAVPDDVLTIKVYENPDLSGAFTISQDGNIVFPLLGLIKVSGLSAGEIERLLTEMLGKDYLYDPIVSVTATIKSQLVYVVGEVKKPGTFPYKSGMTVLKAITLADGATLKASTRNTVIKRIINNKEVKINVDMSDTLQPDDIVEVPLSFW